The sequence ACAGTTTCCCGGAGCCTACGAGAAGGAATATGCGGGGGAAGAACTGAAGGGTCTGAAAAAGCTAGCTTTTCTCCTTTTCGACTGGGAACTCAGAGCAATGATGAAAACTTGTGTGGGATGTGGAAGATGCGAGGGGGAGAGGAAGAACCTCCTCTCTTCTCTTTCCTCCCGTCTTTCCCTTTCTCCCCTTCAGGCCAAGGAGAAATTGAGGGGTTTTCTCGGGGAGATGGAGGCCCTATCCAAAGGGGGAAGTGGGAAATGCAGGGAATGCCGTTCCTTCTTCCTAAAGGAGTTCTTGCGCCCCATGTGGGAAGAACTGAGAAAAACTTGTGAGGAGGTCTTCAGGGAGGGAAGGCTTGCCGGGCCCAAACTCCGCCCTTCTTTCATGTTCTCCAAGCTGAGGATGGATCCTCCACTTGGCTCGGAGCCTGTAGAGGAATACAGCTTGCCAGGAGGAAAGGTGAAAATTTACAGATATCCTCCCACTTCTCAGTTCCTCTACTTCCTCTTTCCCAACGAGTGTTTTCTTCCTCCGGACTTCGTGAGGCTTCTCCACGAGCTCAGGGAAAACCTCTTCCGGGATCCTCCTTCTTTAGAGGGTGACAGGGAAGTTCTGGAGGAAAAGATCAGGAGACTGTCGGCGAAGAGGATAGCGGAGGAGATGGGGAGGAGGGGTTGGAGGACTGGAAAGGAAGAGATATACCGTCTTTCGGAGTCCCTGACCAGGTTTACCGTGGGTTTTGGAGTGCTGGAACTCCTTTTCTCGGACGAGAAGGTCCAAGATATCTATCTGGATGCCCCACCCGGAGAGACCCCCATTCACCTTTACCATCAGGATTTCGAGGAGTGTCTCACGAACGTTTATCCTTCGGAGGAGGAAGCGGAGCTTTTGGTTTCAAGGTTGAGGGCCCTAAGCGGCAGACCCTTTTCCGAGGCTGATCCCGTACTGGAGGCAGAGCTTGGGGAAGTGAGGATTACGGCTATAGGACCTCCCCTCAGCCCGGAAGGAAAGGCCTTTTCCTTCAGGAAACACCGCTCCTCTCCCTGGACCCTCCCCCAGTTTGTGAAAATGGGTTTTCTCGATTCTTCCACGGCTTCTCTCCTTAGCCTCTTAGTGGATGCACAGGCTTCCCTTCTCCTGACGGGTACGAGGGGCTCGGGCAAGACTTCCCTCCTCACGAGTCTCCTCTTCGAACTTCCTCCCAAGTTGAGGATTCTCCTGCTCGAGGACACGGCCGAGCTTCCCTCTGCCTTTCTTCGCGCGTTGGGATTCAAGGTACAGACTCTTCGCATACGTTCACCGATAGGTAGAACAGAAGTTGAACCCTCTGCGGAGGAGGCCCTGCGGACCGCCCTTAGGCTCGGAGAATCCGTGTTGGTGGTGGGAGAAGTAAGGGGCCCCGAGGCCAGAACCCTCTTCGAAGCGATGAGGGTGGGGGCGGCGGGGAACTGCGTGATGGGAACCATCCACGGGGCCAATGCGCGGGAAGTCTTCGAGAGGGTGGTTCATGACTTGGGAGTGCAGCCCTCTTCTTTCATGGCCGTGGATGCCGTGGTGTCAACTGCTCCCATCAGGCCCCTCGGAGGGATGAAGAAGAGGAGGAAGGTAGTGCAGGTGGCGGAGGTGGTGAAGGGGAAGGAGGGAGAGTTCAGGGAACTGGTGAGGTATGAGGTGGGGAGGGATAGATTCGTAATGAAGGGATGGAAGGCCTCAGAGCTCCTTCGTTCCGTGGCGAGGAAGTGGGGAATGGATCTCCGTACTCTCCTGTCCTATTGGAGGTTGAAGGAGAAGCTTCTCAGAACGCTCGTGGAGGCGAGTTCGAGGAAGGGGAGACCGGAGCTTCTGGAGGCTAGGTTCCTCTTCCGCTCCAATCAGAGGTTTAGGCTGCTTTGGGAGGAAGAAGTGGAGGGGGGAAGGCCCCTTCCCGAGAGAGTGGAAAAGAGGTGGAAGGAATGGTTGAGAAAAGCAGTCGAGTGAATTTTTTCATCCGCTCTTGCAGATGGGCAGGCAAGTGGTTGGGTAAGCGGTGGAAGGAAGATACTGAATTGGAAGAGAGTTTGAGGTTCCTAAGGTGGGAAATAGGGATGGGGGAAGTGAAGGCTTTTGCCCTCCTTTCCTCCCTCCTTTCCCTGCTTCCCCTTTTCCTTCTCTTACTCCTTTCCCCGAAGTTCCTCCCCCTCCTCCTTCTTCCTCCCTTGGTTTATTGGTGGGTTAGGACCCACCCCATTAGGCAGATGGAGAAGGAAAGGGAGAGGGGAAGGGGGGAAGTACCCAGGCTCCTGTGTGCCCTTTCTTCTTCCCTCCTCTTGAATCCCAACTTGGAAGTAGCCGTGTCCTTTGCAGCGGAAAATGCGGAGGGGAAGATGGGACCAGAACTGAAGAGGGAACTCTCCAATTTTTTTCTGGGGATTCATAAGGGGGCGGAGGAAGTCCTTAGAAGGTTCTCGGAGAGGTGGGGAAATCCCCCAGAGCTCTCCAAGCCTCTTCCCCTCCTCCTAGCTTCGGTGAAGATGGGGGAGGAAGACAGGAGAAAGGCCTTGGAGCAGGCGCTGGAAACTTCTCTCGAAGAAGTGAGGGAGAGGTTGAGGAGTTTTCTGGGGTGGGTGAAGCTTCCCCTTTTCCTCCTCTATTCCTTCGGGGTAGTGCTCCCCCTTTGTCTCCTCACCTTGGTTCCGGTTTTGGGTTCCACGGGTCTCCTTTCCAGTCCCCTCCCTCTAGTCATGCTCTACGGCTTTCTTCTTCCTTCAACACTCTATCTCCTGAGCTCTTGGATTCTTTCCAAGCGTCCCCTCTTCTCATCTCCACACGATTCGCCGTCGGCTGGAATATTCTTCTTCCTTTTACCCCTCCCCCTTCTCTTTCCCCTCTTCCGTTCGCTTCCCCCCTCCGAGCCAGGGGTGTTGGGTTTTCTTTGGTTGGTAGTCCTCCTCCTTTCCCTCTACTTCCTCTCCAAGCGGGATGGGGGAGAACACCTCCGCTCGCTGGAAATGGAGGAGGATTTTCCAGGATTCCTACAAGAGCTGGGAAGTAGGTTGAGGGAAGGCAGACCGATGGAGGAAGCATTGAGAAGGGCAAGCGAGAACAGGGGGAAGCTTTGGGAGAGATGGGAGGATTCACCTTCTAGGCTAGTAAAGGGTACTCTTTTCCTCCTTCTCGGGTTGGCAGAACGCAGCGAGAGGGCGACTGGAGAGGCAGCCCTGCAGCTTTCTTCCCATTTGAGAAAGTTGAGGGAGGTAGAGCGTTGGGGGAGGCAGGAACTGGCGGAGATTTCTTCTTCCATGCGTTCTATGGCCCTCTTCTTTTCACCCCTGATCATCTCCTTGACCTGTCAGATGTACTCCGTTCTCTGGAAGAGGGGAATGGGTTTCTTACCCAGCTTCCTTCCCCCTCCCCTTCTCCTCTTCTTACTTGGTAGCTACCAGCTGATCCTTACCCTTTTCCTCCTCCACCTCCTTTCAGAAATGGAAGGAACGGAAAGGGGAACCCTTTTCGCTTCCGGTCTTCCCCTCTCCCTTTCGATGTTTACCCTGGGTACAATAGGTGGTGGGGCCTTCTTGAGTTTTCTCACCTAACTGCCAGAAAGGTATCAAGTCCGCTCTTCCGTGGGAGATCCGTCACGTAAATTTCTTTCCTAGCGGGAAGGGAAACGTTGACCACAAGCGTCCTGCCCAAAGAAACTTCTAGCACCGAGGACTTGTGTGCATGTGCATGGATCCAGAGGTCGGGCTGTCTTTTCTCTATTACCTCCTCCAGTTTTTTGTTCCCCATCTCAGGCCAGGAGTCTTGGTTCTCTCCTTTCAGAGTGACAAAAGTGGGGGCATAGTGGGTGAGGACCACCTTGATGTCCGTATCGAGCTCCCCCAACAACCTGTCGAGCAACTTCACTCTCTCGGCGTAAATCTTGGAGATTCCGGAAAGATGAGTGCGTTGCCAGTAAGTGGGACGGGAGAGGGATCCCTGCGAGCCTACTACACCTATTCTGGTCCCCCCCATTTCCAGCACCACGGCTTCACTCTCTATCCAGCGAAGATCCAGCGCCAAGTATTTTTGTCTGTCTTGAAGGTATTCCTCGTTCCCAAAACAGGCCAAGACTTCCCCCCGATGGAACTTCCTTAGGATTTCTAAGAGGGGAGGGAGCTGAGTGTGGTCGTTTTTGTATACGAGGTCTCCTGCCAGCAAAAAGAGATCTACCTTTCCCATCCTCTTTAGAGCCTCACTGAAGAGGTCGAGGTATTTGGGGGAATGAATGTCTCCGGCAGCAGCAATTCTAATCCCCAAGCTCTCCCACCCTTGCTCTCGCGCTTTTTGATCGACTCACTTTAGCCTGGCTCTAAAAGCCGTGAGGGTCACGGTCCTACGAATATAGGGAATCCTTCTTATTTCGATGACGGTTCTGTCCACATCCCTCACGGGACCCTCCAGCACGCAGACCACATCGTAATCACCATGTACGAAGTCCACCATGGTTACGTTGGGCATTTTGCGTAGTTGCGGTATCACATATTCCTCCTTTCCGGGTTCCACTTCCACCAGCACGTAGGATCTTCCTGCTGGAGAGGAATCGGCGCTCATCTACCTTTCTTTTTTGTAATTTGAGGCTTTTATAGGGACTCCCTTTCCCAACCTTTTTTTATTTCGATGTTTATGCAGGTAAAGATGCAGCAATCAAAAGAGTACGATCCTAGAAGGGTGGAGGAAAAGTGGCAGAAATGGTGGGAGGAGAAGGGGATCTACAGGTTCGATCCCCAGAGCAAAGCACCCACCTACGTGATAGATACCCCTCCCCCCTATCCAAGTGGAGAATTCCATTTGGGTACGGCTTTAAACTGGACCTACATGGATATCGTGGCCAGGTACAAACGCATGAGGGGCTTCAACGTGCTCTTTCCCCAAGGCTGGGATTGCCATGGTCTTCCCACGGAAGTTCAGGTGGAAAAGAAATATGGGATAAGAAAGGGTGATCTTCCACCAGAGAAGTTCAGGGAACTCTGTGTGAAGCTCACCGAGGAAAACATAGAGAAGATGAGAAAGGAGATGCGTTCTTTGGGCTTTTCCATAGACTGGACGAGGGAGTACAGGACGATGGATCCCTCCTATTTTTGGAGGACTCAGCTCTCCTTCGTGAAACTCTACAAACAGGGGAGGATCTATCGGGGTGAACATCCCGTCAACTGGTGCCCTAGATGCGAGACAGCCATAGCCGATGCAGAGGTGGAATATGAGGAAAAGGAGGGGAAGTTGAATTACCTGAAGTTTTCGCTGGAGGAGGGTGGAGAGCTGATCATAGCCACCACCCGCCCAGAATACTTGCCCGCTTGTGTGGCCGTTGCAGTCCATCCGGATGATGGGAGGTATAGACAATACGTGGGGAAGAGGGTGGAAGTTCCTGCTTGTGGGAGGAAGGTGGAGGTTATTCAGGACCCAGAGGTGGATCCAAACTTCGGTACCGGTATTGTGATGATCTGTACCTATGGGGATAAGACCGACGTGAAATGGGTGGCAAGACACGGCCTTCCAGTGATAAGGTTGTTGGATGAGAGGGGAAGGATGACGGAGGAGGCGGGAAAATATGCAGGGTTGAGCGTGGAGGAGGCGAGGAAGGCCATCTTGGAGGACCTCAGGAAGGAGGGAAAGCTGCTCAGGGAGGAAAACCTCCGGCAGAGCGTAGGGGTTTGTTGGAGGTGTAAGACACCCGTGGAGATCCTGACGAAAAGACAGTGGTTCATGAGGGTTCTGGATTTGAAGGAGAAGGTAGTGGAGGAGGCGAAGAAGGTTAGGTGGGTACCAGAGTACATGGGACAGCGTTTGGTGGATTGGGCCAATTCGATGGATTGGGATTGGGTGATTTCTAGGCAGAGGATCTTCGCCACCCCCATCCCCGTCTGGTACTGCAAGGGATGTGGTGAACCCTTGGTGGCGGAGGAGGATCAATTACCCGTGAACCCGCTCAAGGACAAACCTAGGGGGAGATGTCCGAAGTGTGGAGGTGAGGAATTCGAAGGGGAAAGGGATGTCTTGGATACTTGGATGGACAGCTCCATCACCATCGCCGTTCATGCGGGATGGCCAGAACTCGACCGCAGGCTCTTTCCCGCGGATCTTCAACCGAACGGAACGGACATCATAAGGACTTGGGATTATTACCTTTTGGTCAGACATCTCGCTCTACTCGGTGAAACCCCTTACCGAACGGTTCTCATCAACGGGATGGTCTTTGGGGAGGATGGCAGAAAGATGTCCAAGTCTTTGGGCAATTTCATCGAGACCTCCTCAGTCTACGGAAAATACGGAGCCGATGCCCTCAGACAGTGGAGCGTGCTGGCGGCCTCCACCGGGTCCGATGTTCCCTTTTCTTGGAAGGAAGTGATACACGGTTACAGGTTCTTACAAAAGCTTTGGAACGCCGTCAGGTTTGCGGGTCCTCACCTAAGGGATGTCAGGGGGCCGGAGGGGCTCAACCTGAGGACGGTGGACAGGTGGATCCTGAGTAGGCTTCAGAAACTGGTGGAGAGGGTTACCTCCTTGCTGGAGGACTTCCAGTTCAATCAGGCCCTCATCTCCCTCCAGTCCTTCGTCTGGCACGAATTCTGCGATCTCTACATAGAGGAAATCAAGCACCGACTTTACAGCGATCGTTCCGAAGAGGTGAGATATGTGTTGAGAGAAGTGATCTCCAAAGTATGCAGACTCCTCGCCCCCTTCATTCCCCATCTCACGGAAGAAATCTACCAGACCTACCTGAGGGACGAGGGTTACGAAAGCGTCCATCTCGCCCCATGGCCTTCCCCAGAAAAGGAGAGGGTGGACGAGGAGGCGGAGAAGACGGCAGAGCTCCTTCATTCCGTGCTGGGCCTTCTACGCCGGTTCAAATCCTCCCGCGGTATCCCCCTCAACAGGGAACTGGAAGAGGTGAGGATTTACGCCTCTCCCCCGGTGCTCGAGAGGCTCAAGGAGGTGGAAGAGGATTTGGTGGCCACGGCCCACTTGAAGAGACTCTACCTCTCCTCCGAGAAACCAGAGCTGGAGGAAAGAGTGGTGTCCGTGGAACCGGACCCCTCTAGGCTGGGACCCAAGCTCCGCTCCAAGATAGGAAGGCTCGTGGAATACCTCAGGGAACATGGTAGGGAGGTGGCTAAAAGGCTGGAAAGTGGCCCAGTCACGGTGGAACTCGATGGGGAAAGGATAGAACTCGGTCCCGGGGATGTGAGGATCAGGAAAGAGGTTTTTTACCGTGGAGAAGGTGTGGAGGTAATCGGGTTACAGGAGCCTGAGCTGTTGATGGTCATCAAGGGCAGGCGTGATTCGTCCCCCTAGTCCCTTTTAAGTCATCCGGGGAGGAGGGAAAGAGCCACAAGGAGGAAGAGGAGGAGGAAGAGTAGCAAGAGGGAGAAAGTTCTAGCCTTCCTCATTCTCTCCTGCTGTTTCTTGAAGAGCTCTTCACAGGAAGATGAACAGAAAAGTTTATCCCTTTCCACCGCCTTTCCACAGGAAAGGCAGTGTCTGTGGTCTTCCACCATCTTTTCACCCCGTTAAGATTTCCGTTCCAGAGTGTTCTCCTCCCTCCACTATGAGGGGTATCCTAGGGATTTCTTTCTTTCCTATTACCAAAGTCCTTATCCTTAGCTGCTGGAGGAGCTTCACGGCCACGGGATCCAAAATAGTTCTCATGCCAGGTGATACTTTTGTCCCCACCAGTTCGAGGAGTTCTTTTGTACCAATCCTATCGAGCTTTTTGGCAGTGGGGTCCAGCTTGGGATCGGAGGTATAAACTCCATCCACATCCGTCACGAAGAGGAGCAAGGAAGAATTGGTGGCTTTCGCGGCCATGGCGGCAACGGCATCGGTGGTATGTCCTGGTACTGTCCCCCCCATTACGGGAACCTTTCCCCTCAGCATCAGTTGGGAGGCTTCCCTGAAGGTGGTGGGAGGAGAAGGTTCGGAGAGGTCCCCCAGGGCCATGGCAAGCAGGCGTGCATTGAGGCGCGTGATTTCTATTCCGAGTTCATGGAGGAGCACTTCCGTTCCACCCAGTTCCTTCCCAGCCTGTATGTATTTTCTGGCGGGTTCCCCTCCTCCAACCACCACCAGTACTTCATGTTTTCTTTCCACCAGTTCCCTCACCACCTTCGCTGCAAGCTTCAAATTCTCCACATCTGGCCAGTGGGGAGAGAGCACGGAACCGCCGAAGTTCAGGGTGATTCTCACATGCCTTTGCAGCATTTTTAAAATAAATAGACATAAGCTGCAACATCTCTGATAGAGATAGTTGAAGTGCCAAACAGCCCATATCGGGTTACGTATAACATCGAGCATGGCTACAGAGTTTTAGAGTTTCTGGAAGCGTATGGGCTGATGCTCCGGAGGGCGATAGACGAGATATGGGATAGGATTGGGTGGGTTGAGAAATTCGGTGGATCTGGGGAACGCAGATCCTTCCGATCATACCCAAAGATGGAGCGTTCAAGAACCATTATCTGAGGGATCCGTTGATGAAGGATTGGACCTACCCAAAGCACTACGTCGACTCGGCTATTAAGCAGGCATACAGGGCAGAGACTTCATCCATAAGCCAACGACTTTTCTCTCCGGGGAATACGAGCAGAAGGTGCTCCAGATGTGGGATGATCAATGCTCCGAAGGGAGCGAAATACGAATGCAGGGGATGCGGGTTAAGGATCGATAGGCAGCTCAACGCTGCCATAAACCTGTACCTTCAGATGGAGGGAGCTTTCTCCGGGCAGGAAGCTCTTCAACGGGCTGATGAAGGCCTGGAGCGTTCACCCTGAGGGGAGGCCGATGAGGGTTCCTATGAACTCGTGAGGGGTCCCAGGCTGGTGAACCCCAAGAGCTGCGCAAGTCTATCCAGGACTACGTAGCTCAGAACCCTTCTTAAGCGTGCAAAAAAGAGTTAAGGGAGATGTCCGAGAAATCCCTCTACCAGTTCAAGCGTTTGCTGGAGGAGTTGGAGGGGAAGTCCGGGAGAGGGACGGAACTCATTTCCGTTTACATCCCTCCGGGCTATGACTTGAGCAAGGTAATGGCCCAGCTGAGGGAGGAACAGGGAACGGCAGAGAACATCAAGTCCAAAACCACGAGAAAAAACGTGCTCGGGGCATTGGAAAGGGTAATACAGTTTCTCCGCACCTACATGGAAACCAACAGGGCTACCCCACCGAACGGTATGGTGATTTTCGCCGGAAACGTGGCGGGAAGGGAGGACAATCCCGACATCCAGCTCTACTGGATAGAGCCTCCGGAACCCGTCCCGATCCGCCTTTACCGCTGTGATCAGCGTTTTGTGCTCGAGCCCCTCAAACAGATGCTGGAGCCGAAGGAGCTGGTGGGACTCATCACGCTTGACGGAAAAGAGGCTACCATAGCCCTGCTCAAGGGAAAACATTTGGAAGTGTTGGACCACCTCTACTCTGGGGTTTGGGGGAAGCACTCGAGGGGTGGACAGTCGGCTAGGAGGTTTGAAAGGATAAGGGAGTATGCCATGCACGAGTACATGAAAAGGGTGGCCGAAGCTGCCACTCAGGCCTTTGGGAAATTCCCTGAGTTAAAGTGCATCATCATAGGGGGACCTGGACCCACCAAGGAAGAATTCCTGAAGGCCGAGCTTCTTCCCCCGGATTTGGCCAAAAAGGTGGTGGCTGTTTTGGACACCGGTTACACGGATGAATATGGTGCGAAGGAGCTGTTGGATAGGGCGGAGGAGGTGCTGAAGGAGCTTGAGATCGCTAAAGAAAAATCCTTGATGAAGAAGTTCATGATGGGATTGGTCTCTCCAGATGTGCCCATCACTTATGGGGAGGAAGAGGTGAGGAAGCAGCTGGAAGCGGGAGCGGTGGAGGTCCTGCTCCTCTCGGAGAAACTCAGGAAGGTGAGGGTTAAAGTGAGATGTGGGGCCTGCGGAAAAACTTTTCAAGAAACCACGAACAATCTGGATTTCTATCAGAAGCAGCTGCAGGGAAGGAACTGTCCTTTCTGTGGGGAGCTCAGGCTTTCCGTTCAAGAAGCCCAAGACGTGGTGCGGGAACTCATGGAAATCGCGGAGAAATTCGGTTCGCGGGTGGAGTTCATCTCCACCGAAACGGATGAGGGAAAGCAGCTCCACGAGAGCTTCGGTGGGATAGGAGCCCTCCTGAGATTCAGAGTACAGGGTTAGGAGTCTCTTTGAAGCTTTCGATGGCTACCAAGGTCTCCATTTCCTTCACCATTTCCGAAGAATTCATTAGATTTTCCAAGAATTTGTTCAGGGAAGGAATGTCCTTGGCCCTTATCTTCACCAAGAGGTTGTGGTTTCCAGTGATCCTGTGTACCTCACACACTTCCTTGTAATGGGAAAGACGCTGGGTGAGGCTCCTCAGGTCCTTGGGATTCACCTCCAATCTCAGAAAGGCGGTCAGGCCGAGACCCAGTTTCTTACAATCCACCAACACGGTGTATTTCTTTATCACCTGCAACCTCTCGAGTTTTTCCAGTCTCTTCTTCACGGCAGAAATGCTCAGGCCCATCTCTCTGCTCAATTCTTTCAGGGTCTTTTTCGCGTTCTCGTTGAGGAGTTTGATGAGCTTGAGGTCCGTGGCATCTATTCTGTTCATGCGAATTTTCTTTTCTGGAGATTTTATTTATCCGTTGTTTTTCTCTCCACGTTTATCCCAAACCATGGAATATTTCAAAAGATGGATTAGGTCTCCACTATTTCCACTTTCAGTCCGGAGTTGAGACATATTTCCTTCAAGCGATCCCCCCACCTTTTCCTGTCGTTGAGGAGGACGATCCTCCGATATTTTCTCCCGTGTTTTTCGAGATAGCGCGAGAGGGAAAGACACATCCTTTCTATCTCTTCTTTTTCCAGTTTCCTCGGTGCCACCACCTGTCCCAGCGGATAGAGTTCTTCCAGTTCCTCGGGTACCACTCCGAAGGGTGGAAGGATCCTCACCAGGTGCACTCCTTCCCCCCTCTTCACTTCCTTCCTCTCGAAGCAAGGAAGAAGGAGGAGTTCTGGGAGGGAAGGCGGCTCGTATTCTTCCATCCTTCTTTCATGCCTTAGAACCTCCGGTCTTTTGAAGCTCTCCATACCCAAATAGAAAAAGGCGGAGGGTTTGGTGAGGGGATCGAATCTTTCCACAAATTCCACGTAGTCGAGGAATCTCCTGAATCCCTCGAGCAGTCTTGGATGCGACCTGCACCTGAGCTCCGTGTATTCCCACAACCTTCCATCGACCAGGGCTTGCCTGATCCTTCGAACTTCCCCAAAGAGGACGTAGAGGTTGTGTCTTGCCAGTTCTTTCACCCTTTCTTCTTCAGGTTTTTCCCTGAGATCTTCCGGGGTTTGGGAAGAACAGATAGGACACTCGCAGGGCAAAAAGGAGAGTTCCTCCAAGTTGAGGGTCCTTTCCCTCGTCAGGTATCTTCCATCCTTGGCATAGAGAATATAGGAGGCGGAATCAAAGGTATCGCACCCCATGAGAACCAGTAAGGGGAGTACGGAGGGATGCCCAGCCCCGAAAAGGTGCAAGGGCCTGTCGAGGGGAAGGTTCTGTTTTGCGGTCATTACCAGATCCACTAACTCCGCGTATTCGTAGCCTTCCAAGAATTCCACGGGGCTCCCCACGGCGTGCATTTGGTAGTCCAAGGAACCCACTGCTTTGGCACACTCCGCCACGAGTTCTAGGTGTTTCCCCCCTTGTACGGGAGCGCACCAGAGGATCTCAGGATCCGATCTCATCTTTAGGGTCCTCCTGGCTCTTTCCACCGTTATCTTCACGGTTTCCCTCGCCTGTTCCTTGGAAGCCCTGGCACCGGTGGGAACATCTAAGATGACGGCTATGTCCGAGCCTATCTCCTCCTGATATTTCACGATTTCGTCCGGATCGGCATCTATCTCCCCATACCTCAGGATTTGGTAGCCCCCCGAATCCGTGGCTATGGGTCCCTCATATCCCAGCATCTCTTGGATCTTTTTACCCCTCCCAAACTTCTTCTTGAGGAAGTAGGCATTGGTCATCATCAGGGGTTCCCCGAATTCCTTCCTTATCTCGTTGGGTGTGAGTACCAAGTCGAAGGGATCCAGCACGGGAAGGAGGGTAGGGGTTAAAACCGTCCCGTGTCTCGTCCAGAGCCTACCCAGTCTTCCGAGTCCCTCCTTGTGGATGATGGAGAAGGTTTCTTCGGGCATCGGGGATTAGCAGATCCCCATTTTACCTTCGGCCAGGGTTTGGCAGAAATCGGAGATATGGTCCAGTGCCCATTCCATTCTCTCCAGAACTTCCTTCCTCACCTCTTCCATCTTCGTCCCTTTTTCCAAGAGTACCCTG comes from Candidatus Hadarchaeales archaeon and encodes:
- a CDS encoding DUF2116 family Zn-ribbon domain-containing protein, which produces MVEDHRHCLSCGKAVERDKLFCSSSCEELFKKQQERMRKARTFSLLLLFLLLFLLVALSLLPG
- a CDS encoding Lrp/AsnC family transcriptional regulator — translated: MNRIDATDLKLIKLLNENAKKTLKELSREMGLSISAVKKRLEKLERLQVIKKYTVLVDCKKLGLGLTAFLRLEVNPKDLRSLTQRLSHYKEVCEVHRITGNHNLLVKIRAKDIPSLNKFLENLMNSSEMVKEMETLVAIESFKETPNPVL
- a CDS encoding Lrp/AsnC ligand binding domain-containing protein → MSADSSPAGRSYVLVEVEPGKEEYVIPQLRKMPNVTMVDFVHGDYDVVCVLEGPVRDVDRTVIEIRRIPYIRRTVTLTAFRARLK
- a CDS encoding metallophosphoesterase, whose translation is MGIRIAAAGDIHSPKYLDLFSEALKRMGKVDLFLLAGDLVYKNDHTQLPPLLEILRKFHRGEVLACFGNEEYLQDRQKYLALDLRWIESEAVVLEMGGTRIGVVGSQGSLSRPTYWQRTHLSGISKIYAERVKLLDRLLGELDTDIKVVLTHYAPTFVTLKGENQDSWPEMGNKKLEEVIEKRQPDLWIHAHAHKSSVLEVSLGRTLVVNVSLPARKEIYVTDLPRKSGLDTFLAVR
- the pyrH gene encoding UMP kinase, whose product is MLQRHVRITLNFGGSVLSPHWPDVENLKLAAKVVRELVERKHEVLVVVGGGEPARKYIQAGKELGGTEVLLHELGIEITRLNARLLAMALGDLSEPSPPTTFREASQLMLRGKVPVMGGTVPGHTTDAVAAMAAKATNSSLLLFVTDVDGVYTSDPKLDPTAKKLDRIGTKELLELVGTKVSPGMRTILDPVAVKLLQQLRIRTLVIGKKEIPRIPLIVEGGEHSGTEILTG
- a CDS encoding valine--tRNA ligase, which gives rise to MQQSKEYDPRRVEEKWQKWWEEKGIYRFDPQSKAPTYVIDTPPPYPSGEFHLGTALNWTYMDIVARYKRMRGFNVLFPQGWDCHGLPTEVQVEKKYGIRKGDLPPEKFRELCVKLTEENIEKMRKEMRSLGFSIDWTREYRTMDPSYFWRTQLSFVKLYKQGRIYRGEHPVNWCPRCETAIADAEVEYEEKEGKLNYLKFSLEEGGELIIATTRPEYLPACVAVAVHPDDGRYRQYVGKRVEVPACGRKVEVIQDPEVDPNFGTGIVMICTYGDKTDVKWVARHGLPVIRLLDERGRMTEEAGKYAGLSVEEARKAILEDLRKEGKLLREENLRQSVGVCWRCKTPVEILTKRQWFMRVLDLKEKVVEEAKKVRWVPEYMGQRLVDWANSMDWDWVISRQRIFATPIPVWYCKGCGEPLVAEEDQLPVNPLKDKPRGRCPKCGGEEFEGERDVLDTWMDSSITIAVHAGWPELDRRLFPADLQPNGTDIIRTWDYYLLVRHLALLGETPYRTVLINGMVFGEDGRKMSKSLGNFIETSSVYGKYGADALRQWSVLAASTGSDVPFSWKEVIHGYRFLQKLWNAVRFAGPHLRDVRGPEGLNLRTVDRWILSRLQKLVERVTSLLEDFQFNQALISLQSFVWHEFCDLYIEEIKHRLYSDRSEEVRYVLREVISKVCRLLAPFIPHLTEEIYQTYLRDEGYESVHLAPWPSPEKERVDEEAEKTAELLHSVLGLLRRFKSSRGIPLNRELEEVRIYASPPVLERLKEVEEDLVATAHLKRLYLSSEKPELEERVVSVEPDPSRLGPKLRSKIGRLVEYLREHGREVAKRLESGPVTVELDGERIELGPGDVRIRKEVFYRGEGVEVIGLQEPELLMVIKGRRDSSP
- a CDS encoding zinc ribbon domain-containing protein, translated to MKDWTYPKHYVDSAIKQAYRAETSSISQRLFSPGNTSRRCSRCGMINAPKGAKYECRGCGLRIDRQLNAAINLYLQMEGAFSGQEALQRADEGLERSP
- the prf1 gene encoding peptide chain release factor aRF-1, yielding MSEKSLYQFKRLLEELEGKSGRGTELISVYIPPGYDLSKVMAQLREEQGTAENIKSKTTRKNVLGALERVIQFLRTYMETNRATPPNGMVIFAGNVAGREDNPDIQLYWIEPPEPVPIRLYRCDQRFVLEPLKQMLEPKELVGLITLDGKEATIALLKGKHLEVLDHLYSGVWGKHSRGGQSARRFERIREYAMHEYMKRVAEAATQAFGKFPELKCIIIGGPGPTKEEFLKAELLPPDLAKKVVAVLDTGYTDEYGAKELLDRAEEVLKELEIAKEKSLMKKFMMGLVSPDVPITYGEEEVRKQLEAGAVEVLLLSEKLRKVRVKVRCGACGKTFQETTNNLDFYQKQLQGRNCPFCGELRLSVQEAQDVVRELMEIAEKFGSRVEFISTETDEGKQLHESFGGIGALLRFRVQG
- a CDS encoding type II/IV secretion system ATPase subunit — encoded protein: MVCGFRILRFGRKRVLRFECETCGESADPGLSSKCMEGLLRGLADCPEVEEVQFPGAYEKEYAGEELKGLKKLAFLLFDWELRAMMKTCVGCGRCEGERKNLLSSLSSRLSLSPLQAKEKLRGFLGEMEALSKGGSGKCRECRSFFLKEFLRPMWEELRKTCEEVFREGRLAGPKLRPSFMFSKLRMDPPLGSEPVEEYSLPGGKVKIYRYPPTSQFLYFLFPNECFLPPDFVRLLHELRENLFRDPPSLEGDREVLEEKIRRLSAKRIAEEMGRRGWRTGKEEIYRLSESLTRFTVGFGVLELLFSDEKVQDIYLDAPPGETPIHLYHQDFEECLTNVYPSEEEAELLVSRLRALSGRPFSEADPVLEAELGEVRITAIGPPLSPEGKAFSFRKHRSSPWTLPQFVKMGFLDSSTASLLSLLVDAQASLLLTGTRGSGKTSLLTSLLFELPPKLRILLLEDTAELPSAFLRALGFKVQTLRIRSPIGRTEVEPSAEEALRTALRLGESVLVVGEVRGPEARTLFEAMRVGAAGNCVMGTIHGANAREVFERVVHDLGVQPSSFMAVDAVVSTAPIRPLGGMKKRRKVVQVAEVVKGKEGEFRELVRYEVGRDRFVMKGWKASELLRSVARKWGMDLRTLLSYWRLKEKLLRTLVEASSRKGRPELLEARFLFRSNQRFRLLWEEEVEGGRPLPERVEKRWKEWLRKAVE